One stretch of Carcharodon carcharias isolate sCarCar2 chromosome 20, sCarCar2.pri, whole genome shotgun sequence DNA includes these proteins:
- the LOC121292393 gene encoding proto-oncogene c-Fos-like, translating to MENKEMVEELNTPEDEEKRKVRRERNKLAAAKCRNRRRELTDSLQTETEKLEGEKSVLETEIADLLKEKEKLEFILAAHRPVCRVPEPEAQSLPTASTQTVHSEAAATPPAPAPDFVSSLDSGRSVPDVDLIGLADWEPLYSSLPADCEPLCTPVLPETPSGSYSSSFAFSYPEISGCGSIIHPGSGSEHSSDSLNSPTLLAL from the exons TCCTGAGGATGAGGAGAAGCGGAAGGTCCGGAGGGAGCGGAACAAACTAGCCGCAGCCAAATGTCGCAACAGGAGGAGGGAGCTGACCGATAGCCTGCAAACG GAGACAGAGAAGTTGGAGGGAGAGAAATCGGTTCTGGAGACGGAGATTGCGGATCTCCTGAAGGAGAAAGAGAAACTGGAATTTATTTTGGCCGCTCACCGGCCCGTGTGCAGGGTCCCAGAGCCAGAAGCCCAGAGCCTCCCCACCGCCAGCACCCAGACTGTCCACTCGGAAGCGGCTGCAACCCCCCCAGCCCCGGCCCCCGACTTCGTGAGCAGCCTGGACTCGGGGAGGTCGGTGCCTGATGTGGATTTAATCGGCCTGGCTGACTGGGAGCCCCTCTATTCCTCGCTGCCTGCCGACTGTGAGCCTTTATGTACACCTGTCCTGCCTGAGACCCCCAGCGGATCCTATTCGTCCTCCTTCGCTTTCAGCTACCCGGAGATTTCTGGCTGCGGCTCCATCATCCACCCAGGAAGCGGCAGTGAACATTCGTCGGACTCCCTCAACTCCCCCACGTTACTGGCCTTGTAG